AACGGCCTTGCGGGCCTTGGTCATTGTGTAGATAAATTCCGCCATGGTCTCAAATCTAGTGGGTCGGCGGGCAGATCTCACATTTGCAGCCGGCAGGCTACCGCCATCAGGAGCCCACGAAACATTTACCGCTGGCCAGCACCGGAAGCACCGTGACGGTTACAGCGCCTTCGCGCACCTGCCCGATGACACAATCCCTCCCCTGCAGCACGGCCGCTTCGATGGCATCCGCTTCCAGTCCGGTGGGCGTCCGGCTTTGCGATACCTGGAGAACACCCGGTGCGATGCCTGCACCCGTCAGGGCTTCGCTGACCTGGGCTGTGGCCGGTTTCGGGGTTCCGCTTGCCAATTTGGTAAGAGTGTCCGTCACAGTGCGCTTCACCGCCTCGGTAGCCGCTGCAGCCGCTGGCGCCCCACCGGACGTGTCGGCCAGCGGTTCTCCGCTGGGCCGAGTGCTTCCCGCGGCCGAACCAGTTGCCTGGGCAGGCTCCTGCGGTCCACCGTCGGTTGCCTTGGCCTGCGGCGACGTCTGCCCCTCGCTGGCCCCGAATGCCGGTTGGCTCGCCGAAGGGCCGGCAACACACCCCGACAGCACACAGGCCAGGGCGGCGCACGCCAGTGCTGCACCGGCGCGTTTGTTGGGCCGCTGGTAAGGGGTGGGATGCATGGTGTCATTCTGCCATGGACGCAGGCATCGACCGGCGTGCAAGACCGGTACCCGGTGTGGGGCTGCGGGAAGCATCGTCCGGAACCGTCGGCAGCAATAGGCGGACGGCCATCAGGCATTTGACGGGCGGATGGAGGGCGGCCGGGGGGGTGCCGCCGTCCATCCGCCCGGGACTGAACGGGGACGCTGGTAAGTAATACGCGTTTCCTAGACCTCGGCGAGTTCCCCCGTTTCCAGGTCCAGCGAGGCGAGGGCACCGTCGCTGTCCTCGATGACGACGGAGGGCTGGCCGTGGTCCTCGGCGTGTTCATCCTCCTGGTCCTCCAGTTCATCCGGAACCTGGTCCATTTCGGCGTCATCGGGAACTGACGGTTGCTCCACCAGGGAGAGTGCCGGCCTGGACGCCGTACGAATGAAGTTTGCCGACCCAAAGGTGAGATCGTGCCCCACGGCCTCCGCGTCGATGATGGTGGAGTGGTACACCCGGCCGTCCTTTTCCCAGGTGTGGATCTTCAGCTTGCCCACGACGATGACCGGCTGTCCCTTCCTGATGCTGCAGCCCAGGGTTCCAGCAAGGTTGCGGTAGCCCTGGACCGTGTACCAGTTGGTGTGTCCGTCACCCCAGGTCCTGGATGCCCGGTCAAAACGGCGGGCGGTGGACCCGAGCCGGAAGGAGGCCGTTGCCACTCCCCCTGGCGTGGTGGAACTCGTTATCTCCGTGGCCACGAAGCCCCGGATGGTGATGATCGTTTCGCTCATGTCTACGTCCTGTCTGGATGGTGGCGCCTTTAGCAGGCATGACCAGCATCGCGCCGGACAACGGCGGACAGCAGGCATGGATTTTCATATGTGGACAACAACCGCCGTTACATCGTGTGTGGAGGAGGGGTGGCGGCAGGATGCCGCCACCGGCACCCCGGGCAATGTAAACTTTTGGAGGCGCCGGCCCCTGGGCCGGAAGCCGATGCCTCAGTAGCTCAGGGGATAGAGCAGCGGCCTTCTAATCCGCCGGTCGGGGGTTCGATTCCCTCCTGGGGCACCGAAAGATGCGGTCCCGGCCAGCCGACGCGCTGGGCGGGACCGCATCTTTGTATCCTTCGGATGCAGCCAATTGCCGCTCTTCCTGTGAAAAAGTCCGTCACCCGCCGGCCCCGTTTTGATGCCGTTAGATCCCGTCCATTAGATTAAGTCCGGCATTCCATGGGGGAATGGGATGAGGGCAGGTCCATTGAAAACGCGGGTGACAAAAGCACTGTCCTATCTCGGCGCGCTGGTACTGGTCAGCCTGCTGTCCTGGTGGAGGCTCCCGGCACACGCGCAGGGCGTCCTCTGGGCAGAGGACGGGGCCGTCTTCCTGTCCGATGCCATGGCCCCGGACGATCGCTGGACGCCATTCAAGCCCTACGCGGGATATCTGCACTTCATCCCCCGCATAGCGGCAGAAATCGTGGTCCGGGGATTCGCCGTACCCGACTACGCATACGCCATGAACTTCCTGGCCTGCGCAGCCCTCGCCTGCATAGCACTGATGACCTTCCACTGCTCGAGTTCCCTGACGACGAGTGTATGGATACGTGGAGCATGGGCAGCGATCCCCATATTCGTCAACGTGGGAGCGATCGAAACACTTGGCAACTTCGCGAATTTGCACTGGTACTTGCTCTGGCTCGCCCCATGGCTCCTGATCAAACCGGCACGAACGCGGGCTGAAGCGCTCCTGCTGTTCGGTGCAGCATTCGCCACGGCATCGACGGAGATCATATCGGTCCTCTTCACGCCGTTGTTCCTCTACCGCTGGCGCAACCGCAGCCTGTGGCCTGCGAAAGCAGGACTTGCACTGGGATTGTGCGCCCAGTTGTACACCACGGTGACTTATCCGAGGGCTCCGTACACGCAATACCAACTGGATCCAGCATCACTGATCTACGGGTGGCCGCTAAACACCGCGGGGCCCCTGGTCTATGGTTACGCACGGGCACTGACCCAGCAGATCGTCAATTTCGGCGCCGCACCGGTAATTTTGGCGTTCCTGATCATTGCTGTCGCCACCGCGGCCGTCTTCATATACGGGCGGCGGCAGCACCGCCGCCTGGCGATGATGTTCCTCTCCGCGTCCATTTTGGTGTGGATTGCCTGCGCCGCGGCGAACCCGGCGCCGTTCCTCGATTACGCCCGGTTTACCGACGCCGATTGGATTGAACAGTTCGCGTTCACCCGGTATTCGGTAGCAGCCACCATGTTTGTCCTGGCCCTAGTGCCGGTGCTTTCGTCTGCGTTGGTGAGGTGGGCACACTGGACACAGCCAGGGATCCTGGTGGGTTTTGGCCTGCTCCTCACGTCCATGTACTTCCCTCCCTTCACGACCAGGGACTCCGGACCGTCCTGGGCTGAACAGGTGGCCACCGGAGCAGAAAAGTGCAGCTCCGGCGAAGCGGCTGCTTTCACCGCTGCTGTTGCACCGCACTACTTCACCGGCTCCGTCGAGATACCCTGCCCGGCGCTCGAAAAATGACTGCGGGATGACCAACGGCCAGTCTGCTTAAAACGCAGCTTTTCCTTTAGCGCTACTGCAGCCGGTGCGGCGCCTCCACCAGCGACCGGATGACGCTGCCGGCTGCGCCCAGCAGCGCGCCCGACTCGCCCACCGCGGAGACTGTGACCTGTTCGGACGCGTACTTGCCCGGGGCGTATTTCTGCACGCTTTCGAGCAACGGGCCGCGCAGCCAGGGCTCGAGGACCGCGAAGTGCCCACCGAGGACCACCGAGTGGATATTGACCACCCGCGCCGTTGACGCGAGCGCGATGCCCAGGCAGCGGGCCGCCCGTTCAACGGCGGATACCGCCTGGGGGTCTCCACCCTCCAGCGCCCCCAGCAGCGCGGACATGCTGGCGGACCGTGATGCAGCCTCCGGAGCCAGGCCGGATGCGGCGAAAATGGCGTCCTGGCCGGCGACGGTTTCAAGGCAACCGGTACCGCCGCAGGAACAGCGGCCGCCGTCCGGCTCCACCACGATGTGTCCCACTTCGCCGGCATGGCCTTCCGGGCCCGTGAACAGCTCGGACCCGATGACGATCCCGCCACCGACACCCACTTCGCCAGAGACAAACAGGAAGTCGGAGGCACCGTCCGGCCGGTACCTCAGTTCCGCCAGGGCTGCGGCGTTGGCCTCGTTGAAAAGCGCCACACCCAGGGGAGCTTCGGGCAGCAACGCACCAAGGTCAAGGTCCACATCGACCCACCCAAGGTTGGGGGCGGTGAGTACCCGGGCCGCGGCAGGGTCAACGAGTCCAGGAACGGCCAGCCCTCCACCGAGGACCTCGACCCCCCGCTCGCCCGCCGCGCTCCGTACCCGCGCGGCCAGGACTGCCAGCGCCGCCAGCACCGGGGCGTCCGGGCTGTTGCGGTTGTCGCGCTCCTTCACCTCACGGATCAGGACATTCCCGGCCAGGTCGACCACGGCCGCCGAGATGTAATCCACATTGATTTCCATCCCCATGACGGCGCGCCCCGGGTTAAGCTCCAGTCCGACACCCGGCCGGCCGCGCCCCTGAGGGTTCAGGCCTATTTCCCGAATGATTTCGGCGTCCAGGAGGTCCAGCACCAGGCTGGAAACCGACGCTTTGGTCAACCCGGTGGCGCCGGCTATCTGCGCGCGGCTGGGAAAGGTGCCGCGCGGGAATTCCGCGATTGCGCCCAGGACCAGGGCAAGGTTGCTGCGCCGGACATCCCCGACGCTTCCGGGGGCTGCGCCTCCCGGTCCCGCCACTGCAGGCGCCGGCATCACCATCACAAAGCTCCTTGGTTTATGGCTCCGATAATTTTTCCGGCTGTCGCAAGCTG
This window of the Pseudarthrobacter defluvii genome carries:
- a CDS encoding ROK family protein encodes the protein MVMPAPAVAGPGGAAPGSVGDVRRSNLALVLGAIAEFPRGTFPSRAQIAGATGLTKASVSSLVLDLLDAEIIREIGLNPQGRGRPGVGLELNPGRAVMGMEINVDYISAAVVDLAGNVLIREVKERDNRNSPDAPVLAALAVLAARVRSAAGERGVEVLGGGLAVPGLVDPAAARVLTAPNLGWVDVDLDLGALLPEAPLGVALFNEANAAALAELRYRPDGASDFLFVSGEVGVGGGIVIGSELFTGPEGHAGEVGHIVVEPDGGRCSCGGTGCLETVAGQDAIFAASGLAPEAASRSASMSALLGALEGGDPQAVSAVERAARCLGIALASTARVVNIHSVVLGGHFAVLEPWLRGPLLESVQKYAPGKYASEQVTVSAVGESGALLGAAGSVIRSLVEAPHRLQ
- a CDS encoding DUF6993 domain-containing protein, which produces MHPTPYQRPNKRAGAALACAALACVLSGCVAGPSASQPAFGASEGQTSPQAKATDGGPQEPAQATGSAAGSTRPSGEPLADTSGGAPAAAAATEAVKRTVTDTLTKLASGTPKPATAQVSEALTGAGIAPGVLQVSQSRTPTGLEADAIEAAVLQGRDCVIGQVREGAVTVTVLPVLASGKCFVGS
- a CDS encoding single-stranded DNA-binding protein; protein product: MSETIITIRGFVATEITSSTTPGGVATASFRLGSTARRFDRASRTWGDGHTNWYTVQGYRNLAGTLGCSIRKGQPVIVVGKLKIHTWEKDGRVYHSTIIDAEAVGHDLTFGSANFIRTASRPALSLVEQPSVPDDAEMDQVPDELEDQEDEHAEDHGQPSVVIEDSDGALASLDLETGELAEV